From a region of the Castor canadensis chromosome 7, mCasCan1.hap1v2, whole genome shotgun sequence genome:
- the Cmpk1 gene encoding UMP-CMP kinase yields MLSCCRHRLLHVLGPTSPLPTLGPLRLCPRRPMKPLVVFVLGGPGAGKGTQCARIVEKYGYTHLSAGELLRDERKNPDSQYGELIEKYIKDGKIVPVEITISLLKREMDQTMAVNAQKNKFLIDGFPRNQDNLQGWNKTMDGKADVSFVLFFDCNNEICIERCLERGKSSGRSDDNRESLEKRIQTYLQSTKPIIDLYEEMGKVKKIDASKSVDEVFDDVMKIFDKEG; encoded by the exons ATGCTGAGCTGCTGTCGCCACCGGCTGCTGCACGTTCTGGGCCCGACATCCCCGCTGCCGACCCTCGGGCCGCTTCGCCTCTGCCCTCGCCGCCCCATGAAGCCTCTGGTCGTGTTCGTCCTGGGCGGCCCCGGCGCCGGCAAGGGGACCCAGTGCGCGCGCATCGTCGAG AAATATGGCTACACACACCTTTCTGCAGGAGAGCTTCTTCGTGATGAAAGAAAGAACCCAGACTCACAATATGGTGAACTCATTGAAAAGTACATTAAAGATGGAAAGATTGTGCCAGTTGAGATAACCATCAGTTTATTAAAGAGG gaAATGGATCAGACAATGGCTGTCAATGCTCAGAAGAACAAATTTTTGATTGATGGGTTTCCGAGAAATCAAGACAACCTTCAAGGTTGGAACAAGACCATGGATGGGAAGGCAGATGtatcttttgttctgttttttgactGCAATAATGAG ATCTGTATTGAACGATGTCTTGAGAGGGGAAAGAGTAGTGGTAGGAGTGATGACAACAGAGAAAGCTTGGAAAAGAg AATTCAGACTTACCTTCAGTCAACCAAGCCAATTATTGACCTGTatgaagaaatggggaaagtTAAGAAAATAGATGCTTCTAAATCTGTTGATGAA gttTTTGATGATGTTATgaagatttttgacaaagaaggtTAA